CAGATCATCCGGCAGCACCGCCTTGCCCAGCAGCGCCTTGGCCACGCCCGCGCCCAGCAGGTCCGCCACCTCGAGCACCTCGGGCACCGCGCGCATCGCGCCCGCGCCCACCAGCATCGCCACCTTGCCGCCCGCGTTGAGCACGTCCGCCGCGCGCCTCAAGTCCCGCTCCTGGGGCACCACGCGCGGCGCGCTGTAGCCCACGCTCGAGTGCACCGTGCCGTGCTTCATCGGCGGCGACTCGTAGGGCTGCTCCTGGATGTCGTTGGGCAGGATGATGCACGTCACCGTGCGCTCGGCCTGGGCGATCCGCATCGCCCGATCCACCGCGTGGCGGATGGCCGAGGGGTGCGTCACCAGGGTGATGTACTCGGCCGCCACGTCCTTGAAGAGCGTCGACAGGTCCACCTCCTGCTGGTAGTGGCCCCCGAGCGCCATGCTCGCCTGCTGCCCCACGATGGCCACCACCGGCTGATGGTCGAGCTTCGCGTCGTACAGGCCATTGAGCAGGTGGATGGCCCCCGGCCCCGACGTCGCCATGCACACGCCCACCTCGCCGGTGAACTTCGCGTGCGCGCACGCCATGAAGGCCGACATCTCCTCGTGGCGCGATTGGATGAACTGGAACTCGGAGTTGCGCCGCAGCGCGCCCATCACGCCGTTGATGCCGTCACCCGGATAGCCGTAGATGCGGCGTACGCCCCACTGGCTCAACCGGTAGAGCAGGTAGTCGCTGACGGTGCCACTCATGGCGTGTCTCCCCTGGGCTGACCGCGTGGAGGGACACCTCCCCCCGCCTCGGCCCCCGCCGTGGCGCAAACCTACGCACGCCCCCACGAGCGGGAGCAGGCCGCTCTCCCTGCCTCGCAGCCCGTCTCGCCCTAGCCCTGGGCACCCGGGGGCCCGCTCGTCCGTCTGCTCCTTCCGTCGCCCCGTCGATGCCGGAAACGAACGGAAACACCCACCGCGGTCCCAATCCTTTACACTTCTCCAGGAGAGAGGAGCCGACACCGTGTTGCCCTATTTCCCTTTCGAGCAGGAGCTGTTCGCGATGCGGCTCGGCGTGCGCGCGCTCCGCCCGGGCGAGCCGCTCATCGAGGTGGAGGAGCCGCATTACGCCGAGGAGCTGGCGCTCAAGCAGTCCCTGCTCGCCGATGCCCAGCGCGTGCGCTTCGCCGCCCTCCCCCGCACCCTCGCGGCGCAGTGGGAGGCCGTCACCGAGCTGCTCCCGCTCATGGCCCACCAGCACCCCCAGCACTTCACCCTGGAGCGCACGGCGGACGCCTGGCACTGGCACAACCACCTGCTCGACACCCGGACGCACTTCATCCCCGGCGAAGCGGACAGCCTCCCCCTCGCCCCGCTCGACTGGCTCGGCCGCCAGGTGCAGGAGGATCTGCTCCTCATGGACGGCACGCACGAGGGTCTGCCCCTCATCGCCGGTCAGCTCTGCTTCCCCGCGGGCTGGTGCCTCGCCGACAAGCTGGGCCACCCGGTGCTCGACATCCACGCGACCGTGCCCGGCTTCGGCGAGCAGCTCGGCGGCGCCACCGTGCGCCTCATGCGCGGACTCAAGTCCGGCCGCCCCGTCACCCGCGTCAACTGGGGCATCAGCGTCACCCCCCAGCTCGACCTCGCCCCCTGGACCCAGCCCGAGTGGCGCCACCTGCGCCAGGAAGTCACCGCGCGCAACGCCGGAGAGAAGTGCTACCTGCGGCTGGAGCGGCAGACGCTCTCGATGCTGCCCACCTCGGGCGCCATCCTCTTCACCATCCACACCTACCGCGCCCCGGTGGCCACCGAGGTGGAGGATCCCGAGCGGCGCCGGCTGCTCGCGGGCGTGCTGCGCACCCTCCCCCCCGAGACGCGCGACTACAAGGGCCTCACCGCCTTCCTCCCCCAGCTCCTCGCCTGGCTCGAGCCGGGTACCCGCTCCTGAGCGGCGCGCCGCTCTCCGCCGCCATGGGGGTTGCACGGCGGCGGAGGAGGGCGGTGGCTACCTCAGTGCTAACGCTTCGTGGCCTGGGTTAGCATGGCCATCAAGGACGCGTCATGACCTGGACACACACGCTCGTGCTTATTACGGCCTGTACTCTGCCAGGATTCGAGCTTCTGGCAGAGCCCCCATGGCATCAGCTACCCCTCCTCTCATCTGGTCCTGAAAGAGGGGGAGCGCGTAAACCTCCAAGGAAACCCAAGTCCCCAGGAAAGGAAGAGGAGCCGCGGAAGCGCCCGGTCAATCTGAGTCGTTGCCTCGATTCGTGTGCCGCTGGTGGCGCGGTCTTCATCAACTTCTGCAACGACATCGAAAAACCCGCGACACGTGCCGTTTGCTTCTCCAAAGCCAATGAGAGCGAGCAGCAGTGTCGGGGATTTTGTTCCAACTACTTCGGAAGCTGAGAGGTCTCTGCCATGACCACGGTGACTCGACTGATGCGCGGCCGCAAACCCACTGGGCCCATCTTGGCGGAGCGCAAGTTCAAGAGTTCTGGTGGCGCTCGTGCCTCCATCCGTGTCCGTGCACCGGCCAGGGATTCGCGGACAGGCAACTACAGGTGCTGCGTGGAGTGGGTGCACTCGGGGAAGAGGGAGCTGTTCGAACTCTGGGGAATCGACTCCATGCAGGCGCTGCAACTCGCTCTCCGAGCCGCCGGGGACCTGGTGAACGGGGACGAAGAGGACCTGCGGTGGGTGGGGAGCGATGACGGCTACCTGGGATTTCCCAGGACGTACCCGGAGTTTCTTCCCAAGGCGCTCCTACGTAAGCTGGAACGCATGATCGACCGGGAGATCGCCGCCCACGCGCGCAAGAGCGCAGCAGAGCGCAAGCAGTCGCGGGCTCGAGCGGGACGGAGCAAGCCCATCTC
Above is a window of Cystobacter fuscus DNA encoding:
- a CDS encoding heme-dependent oxidative N-demethylase family protein, whose translation is MLPYFPFEQELFAMRLGVRALRPGEPLIEVEEPHYAEELALKQSLLADAQRVRFAALPRTLAAQWEAVTELLPLMAHQHPQHFTLERTADAWHWHNHLLDTRTHFIPGEADSLPLAPLDWLGRQVQEDLLLMDGTHEGLPLIAGQLCFPAGWCLADKLGHPVLDIHATVPGFGEQLGGATVRLMRGLKSGRPVTRVNWGISVTPQLDLAPWTQPEWRHLRQEVTARNAGEKCYLRLERQTLSMLPTSGAILFTIHTYRAPVATEVEDPERRRLLAGVLRTLPPETRDYKGLTAFLPQLLAWLEPGTRS
- a CDS encoding DUF6968 family protein — encoded protein: MTTVTRLMRGRKPTGPILAERKFKSSGGARASIRVRAPARDSRTGNYRCCVEWVHSGKRELFELWGIDSMQALQLALRAAGDLVNGDEEDLRWVGSDDGYLGFPRTYPEFLPKALLRKLERMIDREIAAHARKSAAERKQSRARAGRSKPISG